The proteins below are encoded in one region of Juglans microcarpa x Juglans regia isolate MS1-56 chromosome 4D, Jm3101_v1.0, whole genome shotgun sequence:
- the LOC121261432 gene encoding isocitrate dehydrogenase [NAD] regulatory subunit 3, mitochondrial isoform X1, whose translation MAKRSIPALNRVLSNLRSRPPPPCPWLLSQTRSVTYMPRPGDGTPRGVTLIPGDGIGPLVTGAVERVMEAMHAPVYFERYEVHGDMKKVPEEVIESIKKNKVCLKGGLATPMGGGVSSLNMQLRKELDLYASLVHCFNLPGLPTRHENVDIVVIRENTEGEYSGLEHEVVPGVVESLKVITKFCSERIAKYAFEYAYLNNRKKVTAVHKANIMKLADGLFLESCREVATKYPGIQYNEIIVDNCCMQLVSKPEQFDVMVTPNLYGNLVANTAAGIAGGTGVMPGGNVGADHAIFEQGASAGNVGNENLVEQKKANPVALLLSSAMMLRHLQFPSFADRLETAVKQVIFEGKYRTRDLGGHSSTEEVADAVIATLTD comes from the exons ATGGCGAAAAGATCGATACCGGCCCTAAACAGGGTCCTCTCAAATCTGAGATCGCGGCCGCCACCGCCGTGTCCATGGCTCCTCAGCCAGACCCGGTCGGTAACTTACATGCCTCGACCCGGAGACGGCACTCCACGGGGCGTGACCTTGATCCCTGGTGACGGGATTGGACCTCTGGTGACCGGCGCGGTCGAGCGGGTGATGGAGGCGATGCACGCACCTGTGTACTTCGAGCGCTACGAGGTGCATGGGGACATGAAGAAGGTTCCGGAGGAGGTGATCGAGTCGATCAAGAAGAACAAGGTTTGCCTCAAGGGCGGGTTGGCCACGCCCATGGGAGGCGGCGTGAGCTCGCTCAACATGCAGCTCAGAAAGGAGCTCGATCTCTACGCTTCGCTCGTCCATTGCTTCAATCTCCCGGGGCTCCCCACGCGCCACGAGAACGTGGATATCGTGGTCATTAGGGAGAATACCGAGGGCGAGTACTCGGGCCTCGAGCACGAGGTCGTTCCTGGCGTCGTCGAAAGCCTTAAG GTGATAACAAAGTTCTGTTCGGAGCGAATCGCAAAGTACGCATTCGAGTATGCTTACTTAAACAACAGAAAGAAAGTGACTGCCGTTCACAAAGCAAACATTATGAAGCTTGCAGATGGTCTGTTCTTAGAATCCTGTAGAGAGGTTGCAACTAAATATCCCGGGATCCAGTACAATGAGATTATTGTCGACAACTGCTGCATGCAACTTGTTTCAAAGCCGGAGCAATTTGATGTCATG GTAACACCAAATCTTTACGGTAATCTAGTTGCAAACACAGCCGCTGGTATTGCCGGTGGCACAGGAGTCATGCCGGGAG GCAATGTTGGCGCTGATCATGCAATCTTTGAGCAAGGCGCATCAGCAGGAAACGTGGGCAATGAGAACCTTGTGGAGCAAAAGAAAGCAAATCCAGTAGCCCTGCTTCTCTCGTCAGCCATGATGCTGAGACATCTCCAGTTTCCTTCATTTGCTGATCGACTAGAAACTGCTGTCAAACAAGTCATATTTGAAGGCAAGTACCGGACAAGAGACCTTGGTGGACACAGCTCGACTGAAGAAGTTGCCGATGCAGTTATTGCCACCTTGACTGACTGA
- the LOC121261432 gene encoding isocitrate dehydrogenase [NAD] regulatory subunit 3, mitochondrial isoform X2: MAKRSIPALNRVLSNLRSRPPPPCPWLLSQTRSVTYMPRPGDGTPRGVTLIPGDGIGPLVTGAVERVMEAMHAPVYFERYEVHGDMKKVPEEVIESIKKNKVCLKGGLATPMGGGVSSLNMQLRKELDLYASLVHCFNLPGLPTRHENVDIVVIRENTEGEYSGLEHEVVPGVVESLKFCSERIAKYAFEYAYLNNRKKVTAVHKANIMKLADGLFLESCREVATKYPGIQYNEIIVDNCCMQLVSKPEQFDVMVTPNLYGNLVANTAAGIAGGTGVMPGGNVGADHAIFEQGASAGNVGNENLVEQKKANPVALLLSSAMMLRHLQFPSFADRLETAVKQVIFEGKYRTRDLGGHSSTEEVADAVIATLTD; encoded by the exons ATGGCGAAAAGATCGATACCGGCCCTAAACAGGGTCCTCTCAAATCTGAGATCGCGGCCGCCACCGCCGTGTCCATGGCTCCTCAGCCAGACCCGGTCGGTAACTTACATGCCTCGACCCGGAGACGGCACTCCACGGGGCGTGACCTTGATCCCTGGTGACGGGATTGGACCTCTGGTGACCGGCGCGGTCGAGCGGGTGATGGAGGCGATGCACGCACCTGTGTACTTCGAGCGCTACGAGGTGCATGGGGACATGAAGAAGGTTCCGGAGGAGGTGATCGAGTCGATCAAGAAGAACAAGGTTTGCCTCAAGGGCGGGTTGGCCACGCCCATGGGAGGCGGCGTGAGCTCGCTCAACATGCAGCTCAGAAAGGAGCTCGATCTCTACGCTTCGCTCGTCCATTGCTTCAATCTCCCGGGGCTCCCCACGCGCCACGAGAACGTGGATATCGTGGTCATTAGGGAGAATACCGAGGGCGAGTACTCGGGCCTCGAGCACGAGGTCGTTCCTGGCGTCGTCGAAAGCCTTAAG TTCTGTTCGGAGCGAATCGCAAAGTACGCATTCGAGTATGCTTACTTAAACAACAGAAAGAAAGTGACTGCCGTTCACAAAGCAAACATTATGAAGCTTGCAGATGGTCTGTTCTTAGAATCCTGTAGAGAGGTTGCAACTAAATATCCCGGGATCCAGTACAATGAGATTATTGTCGACAACTGCTGCATGCAACTTGTTTCAAAGCCGGAGCAATTTGATGTCATG GTAACACCAAATCTTTACGGTAATCTAGTTGCAAACACAGCCGCTGGTATTGCCGGTGGCACAGGAGTCATGCCGGGAG GCAATGTTGGCGCTGATCATGCAATCTTTGAGCAAGGCGCATCAGCAGGAAACGTGGGCAATGAGAACCTTGTGGAGCAAAAGAAAGCAAATCCAGTAGCCCTGCTTCTCTCGTCAGCCATGATGCTGAGACATCTCCAGTTTCCTTCATTTGCTGATCGACTAGAAACTGCTGTCAAACAAGTCATATTTGAAGGCAAGTACCGGACAAGAGACCTTGGTGGACACAGCTCGACTGAAGAAGTTGCCGATGCAGTTATTGCCACCTTGACTGACTGA
- the LOC121261429 gene encoding pentatricopeptide repeat-containing protein At2g17670 yields MGKVPPSLRSAISTTLMKNQSSLVPVESPVQPPKPHHFPKKPTRKTPSQLSRKTHEDIPIALFKTPNLSDAKKLFNSVISTTKAPVDLRFHNSLLQSYASISTLQDSISLLRHMIKSNPSFSPDRSTYHILLTQSCKAPDATLASVHQTLNLMLTNGLSPDKFTADIAVRSLSLAGRMEHAIELVKELSSKDTKPDTYTYNFLVKHLCKSRSLSMVYDFIDEMRNNFDLKPDLVTYTVLIDNVCNTKNLREALRLVGVLNEEGFKPDCFVYNTIMKGYCMLSRGNEAIGVYNKMKEEGVEPDIVTYNTLIFGLSKSGRVREARKFLGIMEEKGHLPDAVTYTSLMNGMCREGDALGALALLGGMEAKGCSPNSCTYSTLLHGLCKSRLLEKALELYAVMKSGDMKLETAAYATFVRALCREGRIAEAYEVFDYVVESKSLTDVAAYTALESTLKWVKKAKEQGHAI; encoded by the coding sequence ATGGGAAAGGTTCCACCATCGCTGCGTTCGGCAATTTCAACCACGCTCATGAAAAACCAATCTTCGCTCGTTCCCGTAGAGTCCCCAGTCCAACCTCCCAAACCCCATCACTTTCCCAAAAAACCTACCAGAAAAACCCCATCACAACTCTCCCGGAAAACCCACGAGGATATCCCAATAGCCCTCTTCAAAACCCCGAACCTCTCGGACGCCAAGAAGCTCTTCAACTCCGTCATCTCCACAACCAAAGCCCCAGTCGACCTTCGATTCCACAACTCTCTACTCCAATCCTACGCCTCAATCTCCACCCTCCAAGACTCCATCTCTCTCCTCCGTCACATGATTAAGTCCAATCCTTCCTTCTCACCCGACCGATCCACTTATCACATCTTGCTCACACAGTCCTGCAAAGCACCCGATGCCACGCTCGCCTCCGTGCACCAGACCCTCAATCTTATGCTCACCAATGGGCTCAGTCCTGATAAGTTCACCGCTGATATTGCAGTCCGGTCGCTTAGCTTGGCTGGTCGAATGGAGCATGCGATCGAATTGGTAAAGGAATTATCGTCAAAAGACACTAAGCCTGATACTTATACGTATAACTTTCTCGTTAAACATCTCTGTAAGTCGAGGTCATTGAGTATGGTTTACGATTTTATTGACGAAATGCGAAACAATTTCGATTTGAAGCCTGATCTTGTTACTTACACAGTCCTGATTGATAATGTATGTAATACCAAGAATCTCCGCGAGGCACTGAGGTTGGTGGGTGTGCTTAATGAGGAGGGTTTTAAACCTGATTGCTTCGTATACAACACTATTATGAAGGGTTACTGTATGTTGAGTAGGGGGAATGAGGCAATTGGggtttataataaaatgaaggaGGAAGGTGTGGAGCCTGATATTGTTACTTATAACACTTTGATTTTTGGGTTATCAAAGTCTGGGCGGGTTAGGGAAGCTAGGAAGTTTTTGGGTATTATGGAGGAAAAGGGTCATCTCCCAGATGCTGTGACGTACACTTCATTGATGAATGGGATGTGTCGGGAGGGAGATGCATTGGGTGCGTTGGCATTGTTAGGAGGGATGGAAGCAAAGGGCTGTAGTCCAAATTCGTGCACTTATAGCACATTGCTTCATGGATTGTGTAAGTCAAGACTGTTGGAAAAGGCACTTGAACTTTATGCGGTGATGAAATCAGGGGATATGAAGCTTGAGACGGCGGCTTATGCTACCTTTGTGCGGGCACTTTGTAGGGAAGGGAGGATAGCAGAAGCTTATGAGGTGTTTGATTATGTGGTTGAGAGTAAGAGTTTAACAGATGTTGCTGCTTACACAGCCTTGGAAAGTACACTTAAATGGGTAAAGAAAGCTAAAGAACAAGGACATGCTATCTAA